A single genomic interval of Cucumis sativus cultivar 9930 chromosome 5, Cucumber_9930_V3, whole genome shotgun sequence harbors:
- the LOC101222761 gene encoding uncharacterized protein LOC101222761, translating to MAAPFFSTPIQPYVYQSPQDAMIPFQILGGEAQVLQIMLKPQEKVIARPGSMCFMSGSIEMENVFLPENEVGVWHWLFGKSVTSIVLQNSGTSDGYVGIAAPSLARILPIDMAMFGGELLCQPDAFLCSVNDVKVNNTIDHRVRNVVPGVEGFLRQKLSGQGLAFILGGGSVVQKNLEVGEVIAVDISCIVAMTTSIDVQIKYNGPVRRAVFGGENLVTATLTGPGIVFIQSLPFQRLSQRIARAVTSPNMRENPKFFVQLALFFFLAYVVIVSSIILTDV from the exons ATGGCTGCTCCGTTCTTCTCAACGCCAATTCAGCCTTATGTTTACCAG AGCCCACAAGATGCAATGATACCTTTTCAGATTTTGGGTGGTGAAGCCCAAGTACTACag ATTATGCTAAAGCCACAAGAGAAGGTTATTGCAAGGCCTG GCTCAATGTGCTTCATGTCTGGGTCTATTGAGATGGAAAATGTTTTTCTCCCCGAAAATGAAGTGGGTGTTTGGCATTGGCTATTTGGCAAGAGTGTCACTAGCATCGTTCTTCAGAATTCTGGTACAAGTGATGGATATGTTGGAATTGCTGCACCTTCTCTTGCCAGGATTCTTCCG ATTGATATGGCAATGTTTGGAGGAGAGCTTCTATGCCAG CCAGATGCATTCCTTTGCTCTGTTAATGATGTGAAGGTTAACAACACAATTGATCACAGAGTACGCAATGTTGTCCCAGGTGTGGAG GGGTTTCTTAGACAGAAGTTATCAGGCCAAGGGCTTGCCTTTATCCTTGGGGGTGGTTCTG TCGTACAGAAAAATCTTGAGGTTGGTGAAGTTATAGCAGTGGATATCTCCTGCATTGTGGCTATGACCACTTCCATTGATGTCCAAATCAAATACAATGGTCCTGTGAGAAGAGCAGTATTTGGA GGTGAAAACTTAGTGACAGCCACATTAACAGGACCAGGGATAGTGTTCATACAGAGTTTGCCATTTCAACGACTTTCACAACGCATCGCAAG GGCTGTTACATCCCCAAACATGAGGGAAAATCCAAAGTTTTTCGTTCAGCttgcacttttcttttttctggcGTATGTTGTGATTGTATCTTCAATAATCTTGACAGATGTATGA
- the LOC101210638 gene encoding DNA mismatch repair protein MSH4 isoform X1: MDDERSSFVVALIENRAKEVGVAAFDLRSASLHLSQYIETSSSYQNTKTLLHFYEPMVILVSPNKLAPDGMVGVSVLADRFFATVKKVVMARSCFDDTKGAVLIKNLAAKEPSALGLETYYKQYYLCLAAAAASIKWIEAEKGVIVTNHSLLVTFNGSSDHVSIDATSVQNLEIIEPLHSNLWGTSNKKRSLYNMLKTTKTIGGSRLLRANLLQPLKDIETINARLDCLDELMSNEQLFFGLSQALRKFPKETDRVLCHFCFKQKKVTNEVLHPSDAKKSQNLISSIILLKTALEALPLLSKVLKEAKSFLLANIYKSICENEKYTNIRKRIGEVIDEDVLHARVPFIARTQQCFAVKAGIDGLLDIARRTFCDTSEAIHNLANKYREEYKLSNLKLPFNNRQGFYLSIPHKDVQGKLPNKFIQVLKHGNNIRCSTLELASLNVRNKSAAGECYIRTEICLEGLVDAIREDVSMLTLLAEVLCLLDMIVNSFAHTISTKPVDRYTRPNFTENGPMAIEAARHPILESIHNDFVANSIFLSEASNMIIVMGPNMSGKSTYLQQMCLLVILAQIGCYVPAHFSTLRVVDRIFTRMGTDDSLESNSSTFMTEMKETAFVMQNVSQRSLVVVDELGRATSSSDGFAIAWSCCEYLLTLKAYTIFATHMEGLSELATIYPNVKILHFHVDIRNHRLDFKFQLKDGIRHVPHYGLLLAEVAGLPSSVIETARDITSRIKEKEERRMEINHLQYHPIRMTYNVAQRLICLKYSSHDEDSVREALRNLKEGYISGRL, translated from the exons ATGGACGACGAGAGATCGAGCTTCGTGGTCGCTCTGATCGAGAACAGAGCCAAGGAG GTTGGAGTTGCTGCGTTTGACTTGAGATCAGCTTCACTTCATCTTTCTCAATATATCGAGACCAGCAGCTCCTACCAGAATACAAAAACATTGCTGCATTTTTATGAGCCAATGGTCATACTTGTTTCCCCTAACAAGCTCGCACCTGATGGCATGGTTGGAGTTTCTGTTTTGGCTGATAGATTTTTTGCTACCGTGAAGAAG GTTGTAATGGCACGCTCTTGCTTTGATGACACAAAG GGTGCCGTTCTTATTAAGAATCTGGCAGCCAAGGAACCTTCTGCTCTTGGTTTAGAAACTTATTACAAACAGTACTATCTCTGCCtggctgctgctgctgctagCATTAAGTG GATTGAAGCAGAGAAGGGGGTAATTGTGACCAATCATTCTTTATTG GTCACCTTCAATGGCTCATCTGATCATGTAAGCATTGATGCAACGAG CGTTCAGAATTTAGAAATTATCGAGCCACTTCACTCCAATCTTTGGGGAACAAGTAACAAGAAGAGAAGTCTGTATAACATGctcaaaacaacaaaaactatAGGAGG GTCTAGACTTCTTCGTGCCAATCTTTTGCAGCCATTAAAAGATATCGAAACCATTAATGCCCGTCTGGATTGCTTG gaTGAATTGATGAGCAATGAACAATTATTCTTTGGGCTTTCTCAAGCTCTCCGTAAATTTCCTAAAGAGACTG ACAGAGTACTTTGTCACTTCTGCTTCAAGCAAAAGAAAGTTACAAATGAAGTTTTGCATCCTAGTGATGCTAAAAAGAgccaaaatttgatatctagCATTATTCTGCTAAAAACTGCCCTTGAGGCATTGCCTTTACTCTCGAAG GTACTTAAGGAAGCAAAGAGTTTTCTGCTTGCAAACATTTACAAATCTATTTGCGAAAACgaaaaatatacaaacatTAGAAAGAG GATTGGAGAAGTGATCGACGAAGACGTTCTTCATGCAAGGGTTCCTTTTATTGCTCGCACTCAACAATGTTTTGCAGTTAAGGCTGGAATCGATGGCCTGTTGGATATTGCAAGAAGGACGTTCTGTGATACTAGTGAAG CTATACATAATCTTGCTAACAAATATCGAGAAGAGTACAAGTTGTCCAACTTAAAACTGCCATTTAATAATAGGCAAGGGTTTTACTTGAGCATTCCTCATAAAGATGTACAAGGAAAGCTTCCTAACAAGTTTATTCAG GTCTTGAAGCACGGGAACAACATACGATGTTCTACCCTGGAACTTGCTTCT CTGAATGTTAGAAACAAGTCTGCTGCAGGAGAATGCTATATACGAACAGAAATTTGCCTGGAAG GACTGGTGGATGCCATAAGAGAGGACGTCTCTATGCTAACACTGCTCGCAGAAGTCTTGTGTCTTTTAGATATGATTGTCAATTCATTTGCACATACAATATCAACAAAGCCTGTTGATCGATATACTAGGCCAAACTTTACAG AGAATGGCCCGATGGCAATTGAAGCTGCTAGACACCCAATCCTAGAAAGTATACACAATGATTTCGTT GCTAATAGCATATTTCTATCGGAAGCATCCAACATGATAATCGTCATGGGTCCAAATAT GAGTGGAAAGAGTACCTATCTTCAACAAATGTGCCTTCTAGTTATTCTTGCTCAAATTGGATGTTATGTTCCAGCACATTTCTCAACCTTGAGAGTTGTTGATCGCATATTCACACGAATGGGCACAGATGATAGTCTAGAGTCCAACTCCAGCACA TTCATGACAGAGATGAAGGAAACGGCTTTTGTTATGCAGAATGTCTCCCAAAG GAGTCTCGTTGTCGTGGATGAACTTGGGAGGGCAACTTCTTCCTCTGATGGATTTGCAATTGCATGGAGCTGCTGTGAATATCTTTTGACACTGAAAGC CTATACCATATTTGCCACTCATATGGAGGGCCTATCAGAGCTGGCAACCATCTATCCAAACGTAAAAATTCTTCACTTCCATGTGGATATAAGGAATCACCGTTTGGATTTCAAG TTTCAACTAAAGGACGGAATAAGACATGTACCACACTATGGCCTTTTATTAGCAGAAGTGGCAGGATTGCCAAGCTCGGTTATTGAAACTGCAAGAGACATTACTTCCAGGATCAAGGAGAAG GAAGAAAGACGAATGGAGATAAACCACTTGCAGTATCATCCGATCAGAATGACTTATAATGTGGCTCAACGTCTAATATGCTTGAAATACTCCAGCCACGATGAAGATTCAGTACGAGAAGCATTACGAAATCTTAAAGAGGGCTACATTAGTGGCAGGCTCTAA
- the LOC101222997 gene encoding 3-isopropylmalate dehydratase small subunit 3 gives MAASLFLSQSPIAISTPRSSPSISLLSSPQTLKFRSSHSNFLFNLSIAVSHAPSRLATIIPRATASPSSTAFHGLCYVVGDNIDTDQIIPAEYLTLVPSNPSEYEKLGSYALIGLPSSYSTRYVESEEMKTKYSIIIAGDNFGCGSSREHAPVALGASGAVAVVAESYARIFFRNSVATGEIYPLESETRICEECKTGDVVTIELAESRLINHTTGKEYKLKPIGDAGPVIEAGGIFAYARKTGMISS, from the coding sequence ATGGCGGCTTCACTGTTTCTTTCTCAAAGCCCTATCGCCATTTCCACTCCCCGATCTTCACCTTCCATTTCCCTTCTCTCTTCTCCTCAAACCCTCAAATTCCGTTCTTCCCATtccaatttcctttttaatctATCCATCGCCGTTTCCCACGCGCCGTCGCGTCTTGCAACTATCATCCCTCGAGCTACCGCTTCACCGTCCTCCACCGCATTTCACGGCCTCTGCTATGTCGTCGGAGACAACATCGACACTGACCAGATTATTCCTGCTGAGTACCTGACTTTGGTCCCCTCTAATCCCAGCGAATATGAGAAGCTCGGATCCTACGCCCTAATTGGCCTCCCTTCCTCTTATTCCACACGCTACGTGGAatctgaagaaatgaaaaccaAATATTCCATCATAATTGCCGGCGACAACTTCGGGTGTGGTTCTTCACGGGAGCATGCGCCGGTTGCGTTGGGAGCGTCCGGCGCCGTGGCGGTAGTTGCTGAGTCTTATGCGCGTATTTTCTTCAGAAACTCCGTGGCAACTGGAGAGATTTATCCATTGGAATCGGAGACTAGGATTTGTGAAGAATGTAAGACCGGCGACGTGGTGACAATTGAGCTCGCTGAAAGCCGTTTGATCAACCATACTACGGGGAAAGAATACAAGCTTAAGCCTATTGGGGATGCAGGTCCTGTTATCGAAGCAGGTGGAATTTTCGCATATGCAAGGAAAACGGGTATGATTTCAAGCTAA
- the LOC101210638 gene encoding DNA mismatch repair protein MSH4 isoform X3, with the protein MRFIVTFNGSSDHVSIDATSVQNLEIIEPLHSNLWGTSNKKRSLYNMLKTTKTIGGSRLLRANLLQPLKDIETINARLDCLDELMSNEQLFFGLSQALRKFPKETDRVLCHFCFKQKKVTNEVLHPSDAKKSQNLISSIILLKTALEALPLLSKVLKEAKSFLLANIYKSICENEKYTNIRKRIGEVIDEDVLHARVPFIARTQQCFAVKAGIDGLLDIARRTFCDTSEAIHNLANKYREEYKLSNLKLPFNNRQGFYLSIPHKDVQGKLPNKFIQVLKHGNNIRCSTLELASLNVRNKSAAGECYIRTEICLEGLVDAIREDVSMLTLLAEVLCLLDMIVNSFAHTISTKPVDRYTRPNFTENGPMAIEAARHPILESIHNDFVANSIFLSEASNMIIVMGPNMSGKSTYLQQMCLLVILAQIGCYVPAHFSTLRVVDRIFTRMGTDDSLESNSSTFMTEMKETAFVMQNVSQRSLVVVDELGRATSSSDGFAIAWSCCEYLLTLKAYTIFATHMEGLSELATIYPNVKILHFHVDIRNHRLDFKFQLKDGIRHVPHYGLLLAEVAGLPSSVIETARDITSRIKEKEERRMEINHLQYHPIRMTYNVAQRLICLKYSSHDEDSVREALRNLKEGYISGRL; encoded by the exons ATGAGATTCATT GTCACCTTCAATGGCTCATCTGATCATGTAAGCATTGATGCAACGAG CGTTCAGAATTTAGAAATTATCGAGCCACTTCACTCCAATCTTTGGGGAACAAGTAACAAGAAGAGAAGTCTGTATAACATGctcaaaacaacaaaaactatAGGAGG GTCTAGACTTCTTCGTGCCAATCTTTTGCAGCCATTAAAAGATATCGAAACCATTAATGCCCGTCTGGATTGCTTG gaTGAATTGATGAGCAATGAACAATTATTCTTTGGGCTTTCTCAAGCTCTCCGTAAATTTCCTAAAGAGACTG ACAGAGTACTTTGTCACTTCTGCTTCAAGCAAAAGAAAGTTACAAATGAAGTTTTGCATCCTAGTGATGCTAAAAAGAgccaaaatttgatatctagCATTATTCTGCTAAAAACTGCCCTTGAGGCATTGCCTTTACTCTCGAAG GTACTTAAGGAAGCAAAGAGTTTTCTGCTTGCAAACATTTACAAATCTATTTGCGAAAACgaaaaatatacaaacatTAGAAAGAG GATTGGAGAAGTGATCGACGAAGACGTTCTTCATGCAAGGGTTCCTTTTATTGCTCGCACTCAACAATGTTTTGCAGTTAAGGCTGGAATCGATGGCCTGTTGGATATTGCAAGAAGGACGTTCTGTGATACTAGTGAAG CTATACATAATCTTGCTAACAAATATCGAGAAGAGTACAAGTTGTCCAACTTAAAACTGCCATTTAATAATAGGCAAGGGTTTTACTTGAGCATTCCTCATAAAGATGTACAAGGAAAGCTTCCTAACAAGTTTATTCAG GTCTTGAAGCACGGGAACAACATACGATGTTCTACCCTGGAACTTGCTTCT CTGAATGTTAGAAACAAGTCTGCTGCAGGAGAATGCTATATACGAACAGAAATTTGCCTGGAAG GACTGGTGGATGCCATAAGAGAGGACGTCTCTATGCTAACACTGCTCGCAGAAGTCTTGTGTCTTTTAGATATGATTGTCAATTCATTTGCACATACAATATCAACAAAGCCTGTTGATCGATATACTAGGCCAAACTTTACAG AGAATGGCCCGATGGCAATTGAAGCTGCTAGACACCCAATCCTAGAAAGTATACACAATGATTTCGTT GCTAATAGCATATTTCTATCGGAAGCATCCAACATGATAATCGTCATGGGTCCAAATAT GAGTGGAAAGAGTACCTATCTTCAACAAATGTGCCTTCTAGTTATTCTTGCTCAAATTGGATGTTATGTTCCAGCACATTTCTCAACCTTGAGAGTTGTTGATCGCATATTCACACGAATGGGCACAGATGATAGTCTAGAGTCCAACTCCAGCACA TTCATGACAGAGATGAAGGAAACGGCTTTTGTTATGCAGAATGTCTCCCAAAG GAGTCTCGTTGTCGTGGATGAACTTGGGAGGGCAACTTCTTCCTCTGATGGATTTGCAATTGCATGGAGCTGCTGTGAATATCTTTTGACACTGAAAGC CTATACCATATTTGCCACTCATATGGAGGGCCTATCAGAGCTGGCAACCATCTATCCAAACGTAAAAATTCTTCACTTCCATGTGGATATAAGGAATCACCGTTTGGATTTCAAG TTTCAACTAAAGGACGGAATAAGACATGTACCACACTATGGCCTTTTATTAGCAGAAGTGGCAGGATTGCCAAGCTCGGTTATTGAAACTGCAAGAGACATTACTTCCAGGATCAAGGAGAAG GAAGAAAGACGAATGGAGATAAACCACTTGCAGTATCATCCGATCAGAATGACTTATAATGTGGCTCAACGTCTAATATGCTTGAAATACTCCAGCCACGATGAAGATTCAGTACGAGAAGCATTACGAAATCTTAAAGAGGGCTACATTAGTGGCAGGCTCTAA
- the LOC101210638 gene encoding DNA mismatch repair protein MSH4 isoform X2: MRFIVRQTISRVTFNGSSDHVSIDATSVQNLEIIEPLHSNLWGTSNKKRSLYNMLKTTKTIGGSRLLRANLLQPLKDIETINARLDCLDELMSNEQLFFGLSQALRKFPKETDRVLCHFCFKQKKVTNEVLHPSDAKKSQNLISSIILLKTALEALPLLSKVLKEAKSFLLANIYKSICENEKYTNIRKRIGEVIDEDVLHARVPFIARTQQCFAVKAGIDGLLDIARRTFCDTSEAIHNLANKYREEYKLSNLKLPFNNRQGFYLSIPHKDVQGKLPNKFIQVLKHGNNIRCSTLELASLNVRNKSAAGECYIRTEICLEGLVDAIREDVSMLTLLAEVLCLLDMIVNSFAHTISTKPVDRYTRPNFTENGPMAIEAARHPILESIHNDFVANSIFLSEASNMIIVMGPNMSGKSTYLQQMCLLVILAQIGCYVPAHFSTLRVVDRIFTRMGTDDSLESNSSTFMTEMKETAFVMQNVSQRSLVVVDELGRATSSSDGFAIAWSCCEYLLTLKAYTIFATHMEGLSELATIYPNVKILHFHVDIRNHRLDFKFQLKDGIRHVPHYGLLLAEVAGLPSSVIETARDITSRIKEKEERRMEINHLQYHPIRMTYNVAQRLICLKYSSHDEDSVREALRNLKEGYISGRL, translated from the exons ATGAGATTCATTGTAAGACAGACAATCTCACGA GTCACCTTCAATGGCTCATCTGATCATGTAAGCATTGATGCAACGAG CGTTCAGAATTTAGAAATTATCGAGCCACTTCACTCCAATCTTTGGGGAACAAGTAACAAGAAGAGAAGTCTGTATAACATGctcaaaacaacaaaaactatAGGAGG GTCTAGACTTCTTCGTGCCAATCTTTTGCAGCCATTAAAAGATATCGAAACCATTAATGCCCGTCTGGATTGCTTG gaTGAATTGATGAGCAATGAACAATTATTCTTTGGGCTTTCTCAAGCTCTCCGTAAATTTCCTAAAGAGACTG ACAGAGTACTTTGTCACTTCTGCTTCAAGCAAAAGAAAGTTACAAATGAAGTTTTGCATCCTAGTGATGCTAAAAAGAgccaaaatttgatatctagCATTATTCTGCTAAAAACTGCCCTTGAGGCATTGCCTTTACTCTCGAAG GTACTTAAGGAAGCAAAGAGTTTTCTGCTTGCAAACATTTACAAATCTATTTGCGAAAACgaaaaatatacaaacatTAGAAAGAG GATTGGAGAAGTGATCGACGAAGACGTTCTTCATGCAAGGGTTCCTTTTATTGCTCGCACTCAACAATGTTTTGCAGTTAAGGCTGGAATCGATGGCCTGTTGGATATTGCAAGAAGGACGTTCTGTGATACTAGTGAAG CTATACATAATCTTGCTAACAAATATCGAGAAGAGTACAAGTTGTCCAACTTAAAACTGCCATTTAATAATAGGCAAGGGTTTTACTTGAGCATTCCTCATAAAGATGTACAAGGAAAGCTTCCTAACAAGTTTATTCAG GTCTTGAAGCACGGGAACAACATACGATGTTCTACCCTGGAACTTGCTTCT CTGAATGTTAGAAACAAGTCTGCTGCAGGAGAATGCTATATACGAACAGAAATTTGCCTGGAAG GACTGGTGGATGCCATAAGAGAGGACGTCTCTATGCTAACACTGCTCGCAGAAGTCTTGTGTCTTTTAGATATGATTGTCAATTCATTTGCACATACAATATCAACAAAGCCTGTTGATCGATATACTAGGCCAAACTTTACAG AGAATGGCCCGATGGCAATTGAAGCTGCTAGACACCCAATCCTAGAAAGTATACACAATGATTTCGTT GCTAATAGCATATTTCTATCGGAAGCATCCAACATGATAATCGTCATGGGTCCAAATAT GAGTGGAAAGAGTACCTATCTTCAACAAATGTGCCTTCTAGTTATTCTTGCTCAAATTGGATGTTATGTTCCAGCACATTTCTCAACCTTGAGAGTTGTTGATCGCATATTCACACGAATGGGCACAGATGATAGTCTAGAGTCCAACTCCAGCACA TTCATGACAGAGATGAAGGAAACGGCTTTTGTTATGCAGAATGTCTCCCAAAG GAGTCTCGTTGTCGTGGATGAACTTGGGAGGGCAACTTCTTCCTCTGATGGATTTGCAATTGCATGGAGCTGCTGTGAATATCTTTTGACACTGAAAGC CTATACCATATTTGCCACTCATATGGAGGGCCTATCAGAGCTGGCAACCATCTATCCAAACGTAAAAATTCTTCACTTCCATGTGGATATAAGGAATCACCGTTTGGATTTCAAG TTTCAACTAAAGGACGGAATAAGACATGTACCACACTATGGCCTTTTATTAGCAGAAGTGGCAGGATTGCCAAGCTCGGTTATTGAAACTGCAAGAGACATTACTTCCAGGATCAAGGAGAAG GAAGAAAGACGAATGGAGATAAACCACTTGCAGTATCATCCGATCAGAATGACTTATAATGTGGCTCAACGTCTAATATGCTTGAAATACTCCAGCCACGATGAAGATTCAGTACGAGAAGCATTACGAAATCTTAAAGAGGGCTACATTAGTGGCAGGCTCTAA
- the LOC105435445 gene encoding DNA mismatch repair protein MSH4-like: MLTLLAEVLCLLDMIVNSFAHTISTKPIDRYTRPNFTENGPMAIEAARHPILESIHNDFVANSIFLSEASNMIIVMGPNMSGKST; this comes from the exons ATGCTAACACTGCTGGCAGAAGTCTTGTGTCTCTTAGATATGATTGTCAATTCATTTGCACATACAATATCAACAAAGCCTATCGATCGATATACTAGGCCAAACTTTACAG AGAATGGCCCGATGGCAATTGAAGCTGCGAGACACCCAATCTTAGAAAGTATACACAATGATTTCGTT GCTAATAGCATATTTCTATCTGAAGCATCCAACATGATAATCGTCATGGGTCCAAATAT GAGTGGAAAGAGTACCTGA